A region of Salinibacter sp. 10B DNA encodes the following proteins:
- the uvrB gene encoding excinuclease ABC subunit UvrB has product MELSEVPDVPEDAPRPSETGGQFDLISDFEPMGDQPGAIGELVDGIERGDEYQTLLGATGTGKTFTVANVIEEVNKPTLVMSHNKTLAAQLYGELKQFFPHNAVEYFISYYDYYQPESYIVPSDTYIEKDVAINDRIERLRLRATSELVSGRDDVIVVASVSCIYGLGSPAEFRKEIVPIERGQEVERNDLLRRFIDLFYERNDIEFEPGVFRVRGDVVDIFPAYREEQALRIEFWGDEIDRLALIDPESGRELEELDTFTLYPAQIFVTPEDRLKTAIDDIKEELRWRLAVLREEGKMVEAQRLEQRTMFDLEMMQEVGYCSGIENYSRHLTGREPGERPYCLLDYFPDDFLLVVDESHVTVPQVRAMYNGDRQRKLKLVEHGFRLPSALDNRPLTFEEFEELTPQTIFMSATPADYELEQSGGVFVEQVVRPTGIPDPEIDVRPTGNQVDDLMEEIRKRAEKGERVLVTTLTKRMTEDLADYLDSYGVDVRWMHSDIDALERVDIIRGLRLGEYDVLVGVNLLREGLDLPEVSLVAILDADQRGFLRSETSLIQTAGRAARNVNGTVILYADEITEAMEKMMAETERRRERQLEYNEKHDVTPEPITKSPDEIKMGTAIADEKSDGEGSSERHHYGSPDQLSSEVADPVVEYLSDDQKRDLIDQMEEEMEEAAENLEFERAAELRDSIEELEEQLEDDG; this is encoded by the coding sequence ATGGAGTTGAGCGAAGTCCCGGACGTTCCCGAAGACGCCCCCCGACCGTCCGAGACCGGGGGGCAATTCGACCTGATCTCTGACTTCGAGCCGATGGGCGACCAGCCGGGTGCCATCGGCGAGCTTGTCGACGGCATCGAGCGAGGGGACGAGTATCAGACGCTACTGGGGGCGACGGGGACGGGCAAGACCTTCACGGTGGCAAACGTCATCGAGGAGGTGAACAAGCCCACCCTCGTGATGAGTCATAACAAGACGCTGGCGGCGCAGCTCTACGGCGAGCTCAAGCAGTTCTTTCCCCATAATGCCGTCGAGTACTTCATCTCGTACTACGACTATTACCAGCCGGAGTCGTATATCGTCCCCAGCGACACCTACATCGAGAAGGACGTGGCGATCAATGACCGCATTGAGCGCCTTCGGCTGCGGGCGACCTCCGAACTTGTGAGCGGACGTGACGACGTGATCGTGGTGGCCAGCGTCTCCTGCATCTACGGCCTTGGCTCACCGGCAGAGTTTCGGAAAGAGATCGTGCCCATTGAGCGGGGACAGGAGGTGGAGCGTAACGATCTGCTTCGCCGCTTCATTGACCTCTTCTATGAGCGCAACGACATTGAATTCGAGCCCGGGGTCTTCCGTGTGCGTGGGGATGTGGTTGATATCTTTCCGGCCTATCGTGAAGAACAGGCCCTGCGTATCGAGTTCTGGGGGGATGAGATCGACCGTCTTGCCCTGATCGATCCGGAGAGCGGGCGGGAATTGGAGGAGCTCGACACCTTTACGTTGTATCCGGCGCAGATCTTTGTAACGCCCGAAGACCGGCTCAAGACGGCCATCGATGACATCAAGGAAGAGTTGCGCTGGCGGCTGGCGGTATTGCGCGAGGAGGGCAAGATGGTGGAGGCCCAGCGCCTGGAGCAGCGCACCATGTTCGACCTCGAAATGATGCAGGAAGTGGGCTATTGCTCCGGCATCGAAAACTACAGTCGCCACCTTACGGGACGAGAGCCGGGCGAGCGCCCGTATTGTTTGCTCGACTATTTCCCCGATGATTTTCTGCTGGTGGTCGATGAGAGTCACGTTACCGTCCCACAGGTGCGCGCCATGTACAACGGCGACCGGCAGCGCAAGCTGAAGTTGGTGGAGCACGGCTTTCGCCTCCCGTCGGCCCTCGACAACCGCCCACTCACGTTCGAGGAATTCGAGGAGCTGACCCCGCAGACCATTTTCATGAGTGCCACCCCCGCTGACTACGAGCTGGAGCAGAGCGGAGGGGTGTTCGTGGAGCAGGTAGTGCGGCCCACGGGCATTCCCGATCCGGAGATCGACGTGCGTCCCACGGGCAATCAGGTGGACGACCTGATGGAAGAGATCCGCAAACGGGCCGAGAAGGGGGAACGGGTGCTCGTGACGACGCTCACGAAGCGGATGACGGAGGATTTGGCCGACTATCTCGACAGCTACGGCGTGGATGTGCGCTGGATGCACTCCGACATCGACGCGTTGGAACGGGTGGACATCATCCGCGGTCTACGACTGGGCGAGTACGATGTACTGGTGGGGGTCAACCTGCTGCGCGAGGGGCTGGATCTCCCCGAGGTGTCGCTCGTCGCCATTCTCGACGCCGACCAGCGAGGCTTTCTGCGCTCGGAAACCTCGCTCATCCAGACGGCCGGGCGCGCGGCCCGCAACGTGAATGGCACGGTCATCCTCTACGCCGACGAAATTACAGAGGCGATGGAGAAAATGATGGCCGAGACGGAGCGCCGACGGGAGCGTCAGCTCGAGTATAACGAGAAACATGACGTGACGCCTGAGCCGATTACGAAGTCGCCCGACGAGATCAAGATGGGGACGGCCATTGCCGACGAGAAATCCGACGGGGAGGGAAGTAGCGAACGGCACCACTATGGCAGTCCGGATCAACTCTCATCCGAGGTGGCCGATCCGGTGGTTGAGTACCTGAGCGACGACCAGAAGCGGGACCTCATCGATCAGATGGAGGAAGAAATGGAAGAGGCGGCCGAGAATCTGGAATTCGAGCGTGCCGCTGAGTTGCGGGACAGCATCGAGGAATTGGAGGAGCAACTGGAGGACGATGGGTAG